In Quercus robur chromosome 11, dhQueRobu3.1, whole genome shotgun sequence, the following proteins share a genomic window:
- the LOC126705948 gene encoding scopoletin glucosyltransferase-like, whose product MDTEKRQLHLFFFPFLASGHLIPAIDMAKQFALRGLKISIITTPLNASLFSKTIEKSKTMGLDMNVLVIEFPCVEVGLPIGCESYQLATSLDLRTKFYQATAMLEQPLEKLIQEYAPDCLVASTLFPWTTGVAKKFGIPRLILHSMSFFSTCTAECLRLYEPHKKVSSETEPFIIPNFPDEIKMTRKQLPDFYTQNVQTYATKMYEQVLEAELTSFGAVFNSFYELEPAYANFYKKVLGRKAWQIGPVSLCNQDTEDKAQRGKEASIDFHECFEWLNSKKPDSVVYVCFGSMANFNDSQLKEIAIGLEASEQQFIWVVKKEKNDGGKEEWLPDGFEQRVKGKGLIIRGWAPQMMILDHDAVGGFVTHCGWNSTLEGVSAGLPMVTWPVSAEQFFNEKFVIKILRIGVAVGAQQWARFLGDSIKSEAIEKAVIQIMVGAEAEEIRSRARELGKKAKKAVEEGGSSYSDLNSLIEELRSHGIAGAASKN is encoded by the coding sequence ATGGATACTGAAAAGCGGCAGCTTCACTTGTTTTTCTTCCCATTCCTGGCTTCAGGACACCTGATCCCAGCCATAGACATGGCCAAGCAATTTGCTTTGCGTGGTTTGAAAATAAGCATAATCACCACTCCTCTGAATGCCTCCTTGTTCTCCAAAACCATTGAAAAAAGCAAAACCATGGGGTTAGATATGAATGTTCTAGTCATCGAATTCCCTTGTGTTGAGGTTGGATTGCCCATAGGATGTGAGAGCTACCAATTGGCTACTTCACTTGATCTTCGGACGAAATTCTATCAGGCTACCGCCATGCTAGAGCAACCACTCGAGAAACTTATTCAAGAATATGCTCCTGATTGCCTTGTGGCCAGCACTTTGTTTCCTTGGACCACTGGTGTTGCTAAGAAGTTTGGCATACCGAGGCTTATTTTGCATTCAATGAGTTTTTTCTCTACGTGTACCGCTGAATGTCTCAGACTATACGAACCTCACAAAAAAGTTTCATCAGAAACAGAACCATTTATCATCCCCAACTTCCCTGATGAGATCAAGATGACAAGAAAGCAACTGCCAGATTTTTATACACAAAATGTTCAAACATATGCAACGAAGATGTATGAACAAGTACTAGAAGCAGAGCTGACGAGTTTTGGGGCTGTTTTCAATAGCTTCTATGAGCTTGAACCGGCTTATGCAAACTTTTACAAGAAGGTGCTTGGACGGAAGGCTTGGCAGATAGGCCCAGTTTCACTATGCAATCAGGACACTGAAGATAAAGCACAAAGGGGAAAGGAAGCCTCCATTGATTTCCACGAATGTTTCGAATGGCTTAATTCGAAGAAACCAGATTCGGTTGTTTATGTATGTTTTGGAAGTATGGCAAACTTCAATGATTCCCAGCTAAAGGAAATAGCAATAGGTCTTGAGGCTTCTGAGCAGCAATTCATTTGGGtggtgaagaaagaaaagaatgatggaggaaaagaagaatggCTGCCTGATGGGTTTGAGCAAAGAGTGAAAGGGAAGGGTCTAATTATAAGAGGTTGGGCACCCCAGATGATGATTCTTGATCATGATGCTGTTGGAGGATTTGTGACTCATTGTGGTTGGAATTCTACCTTGGAGGGAGTTTCTGCTGGGCTTCCAATGGTTACATGGCCAGTTTCCGCTGAGCAATTCTTCAATGAAAAGTTTgtaatcaaaattttgagaattgGAGTCGCTGTTGGTGCCCAACAATGGGCCAGATTTTTGGGAGACAGCATCAAGAGCGAAGCCATAGAGAAGGCGGTGATTCAAATAATGGTTGGGGCAGAAGCAGAGGAAATAAGAAGCAGAGCTAGAGAGCTTGGGAAGAAGGCAAAGAAGGCTGTTGAAGAAGGTGGATCATCTTACTCTGATTTGAATTCTTTAATCGAAGAACTGAGGTCACATGGAATTGCTGGTGCAGCAAGCAAAAactag